From the genome of Streptomyces sp. NBC_00659, one region includes:
- a CDS encoding cupin domain-containing protein: protein MIKHHPRIVDLSETEPNRRRGGDIRALLTPATAGSTSGFMGLAIIQPGERIGEHYHPYSEEFVYVVSGALEVDLDGEAFALRPDQGLLIPIDMRHRFRNVGDEEARMVFHLGPLAPRPSLGHVDTEATDDTVPSPEFMTAVPDLSAPDHGQPSERSGAIK, encoded by the coding sequence ATGATCAAGCACCATCCACGCATCGTGGACCTGAGCGAGACGGAACCCAACCGCAGGCGCGGAGGAGACATCCGGGCCCTGCTCACGCCCGCCACGGCGGGGTCCACCAGCGGCTTCATGGGCCTGGCGATCATCCAGCCCGGCGAGCGCATCGGCGAGCACTACCACCCGTACTCCGAGGAGTTCGTGTACGTGGTCAGCGGCGCCCTCGAGGTGGACCTGGACGGTGAGGCGTTCGCGCTCAGGCCCGACCAGGGCCTGCTGATCCCGATCGACATGCGGCACCGCTTCCGCAACGTCGGCGACGAGGAGGCCCGCATGGTCTTCCACCTCGGCCCGCTCGCGCCGCGACCGAGCCTCGGCCATGTCGACACGGAGGCCACCGACGACACCGTGCCGAGCCCCGAGTTCATGACCGCCGTGCCCGACCTGTCCGCGCCGGACCACGGACAGCCGTCCGAACGAAGCGGGGCCATAAAGTGA
- a CDS encoding FAD-dependent oxidoreductase yields the protein MNRFEEAGENGLHTPVLIVGGSLVGLSTSLFLGRLGVPHILVERHAGTSMHPRGRGNNVRTMEIFRVAGVQRRIEEAASVLADNHGILQTPTLVGDAGEWLFKEIDPGGGLARFSPGAWCLCSQNDLEPVLLNSARELGGDLRFSTELMSFEQDSEGVTAKVKSRETGEHTTIRADYLVAADGPRSPIRDTLRIGRTGPGDLFHNVSLTFTSRGLAGVVGERRFIVCYLTDPAADGALLPVDNKEHWVFHAPWHPEHGETLEEFTDERCVEHIRRAVGVPDLDVEITGRAAWHAAERVAERYAQGRVFLAGDSAHEMSPTGAFGSNTGIQDAHNLAWKLSAVLAGWAGPGLLKSYDAERRPVAEATSARASSRSVEHSHPGYTPEPGAGGQGGPGGPGGRKGGILNVALAYRYPRGAVLGADPAAPVVPEGVRLTGEPGSRAPHMWLTRAGTRISTLDLYERSMVLLSSAEGSGGWHAAAKDTARQLSVPLDSYRIGGGPEADLVPAGDTTWAEAHGVGADGAVLVRPDGFVAWRSEGSSKDPRTTLRKALVALLDQA from the coding sequence ATGAACCGATTCGAAGAGGCCGGCGAGAACGGTCTCCATACGCCCGTTCTCATCGTGGGCGGCTCGCTGGTGGGCCTCTCGACCTCGCTGTTCCTGGGGCGCCTCGGGGTGCCGCACATCCTGGTCGAGCGTCACGCGGGTACGTCGATGCACCCGCGGGGGCGCGGCAACAACGTGCGCACCATGGAGATCTTCCGGGTGGCCGGGGTGCAGCGGCGCATCGAGGAGGCGGCGTCGGTCCTCGCTGACAACCACGGCATCCTCCAGACGCCGACCCTGGTGGGCGACGCCGGGGAGTGGCTGTTCAAGGAGATCGACCCCGGCGGCGGGCTGGCCCGCTTCAGCCCGGGCGCGTGGTGCCTGTGCAGCCAGAACGATCTCGAACCGGTGCTGCTGAACAGTGCCCGGGAGCTGGGCGGCGACCTGCGGTTCTCGACGGAGCTGATGTCGTTCGAGCAGGACTCCGAAGGAGTGACGGCGAAGGTCAAGAGCCGGGAGACCGGCGAGCACACGACGATCCGCGCGGACTATCTCGTCGCGGCGGACGGTCCGCGCAGCCCCATCCGCGACACGCTGCGCATCGGCCGGACCGGGCCGGGCGACCTGTTCCACAACGTGAGCCTCACGTTCACCTCGCGCGGCCTCGCGGGAGTGGTCGGCGAGCGCCGGTTCATCGTCTGCTATCTGACCGATCCGGCGGCCGACGGTGCTCTGCTGCCCGTCGACAACAAGGAGCACTGGGTCTTCCACGCTCCCTGGCACCCCGAACACGGGGAAACGCTGGAGGAGTTCACCGACGAGCGCTGTGTGGAACACATCCGGCGGGCCGTCGGCGTGCCGGATCTCGACGTGGAGATCACAGGCCGTGCGGCCTGGCACGCGGCCGAGCGGGTCGCCGAACGGTACGCGCAGGGACGGGTGTTCCTCGCCGGTGACTCGGCCCACGAGATGTCCCCGACCGGGGCGTTCGGCTCCAACACCGGTATCCAGGACGCCCACAACCTCGCCTGGAAGCTGTCCGCCGTGCTGGCCGGGTGGGCCGGCCCGGGGCTGCTGAAGTCCTACGACGCCGAGCGCCGGCCGGTCGCGGAGGCGACGAGCGCGCGCGCCTCGTCGCGTTCGGTGGAGCACAGCCACCCCGGGTACACCCCCGAGCCCGGAGCGGGCGGGCAGGGCGGGCCGGGCGGCCCCGGCGGCAGGAAGGGCGGGATTCTCAATGTGGCGCTCGCCTACCGCTACCCGAGGGGCGCGGTTCTGGGTGCCGATCCGGCCGCTCCCGTCGTGCCCGAGGGCGTACGGCTGACGGGCGAGCCGGGGAGCAGGGCGCCGCACATGTGGCTGACCCGCGCGGGCACCCGGATCTCCACGCTCGATCTGTACGAGCGTTCCATGGTGCTGCTGAGCTCGGCGGAGGGCTCCGGCGGCTGGCACGCGGCGGCGAAGGACACGGCCCGGCAGCTCTCCGTCCCCCTCGACTCGTACCGGATCGGCGGCGGGCCCGAGGCGGACCTGGTCCCCGCGGGCGACACCACCTGGGCGGAGGCCCACGGTGTCGGGGCGGACGGCGCGGTGCTGGTCCGCCCCGACGGCTTCGTCGCCTGGCGGTCGGAGGGCTCGTCCAAGGACCCCCGGACGACCCTGCGGAAGGCCCTGGTGGCACTGCTGGACCAGGCCTGA
- a CDS encoding LysR family transcriptional regulator translates to MDLQQMRYVVAVAETRNFTRAAERCLVVQSSLSHRIAGLERELGVKLFARSSRRVELTSAGAAFLPGARECLAAADRAAADAAAATGVVRGRLAVGVIVTTAAVDVPELLQRYRARHPDVHVALRSGRSDDLAAAIRSSDLDIAFLGLPEGDRPLGVESVVLDHDAHVLVVPAGHRLAGVSRVTLREIAEETFVDFVAGTPARAQSDQAFAAAGLVRDVAYEAAVVELITGLIARGLGIALLPSAFIRPLAAADPELALVPVVDGPHRIEYLAWSRFNPSPAARAMLDVLGVRPPAPAP, encoded by the coding sequence GTGGATCTCCAGCAGATGCGTTACGTCGTCGCCGTCGCCGAAACCCGCAACTTCACCCGTGCCGCGGAGCGCTGTCTCGTGGTGCAGTCCTCGCTCAGTCACCGGATCGCCGGGCTGGAGCGGGAGCTCGGGGTCAAGCTGTTCGCCCGGTCCAGCCGTCGCGTCGAGCTGACCAGTGCCGGAGCGGCGTTTCTCCCGGGCGCGCGCGAATGCCTGGCCGCTGCCGACCGCGCGGCTGCCGACGCCGCCGCCGCGACGGGCGTGGTACGGGGCCGACTCGCCGTCGGCGTGATCGTGACCACGGCTGCCGTCGACGTACCCGAGTTGCTGCAGCGGTACCGCGCCCGGCATCCGGATGTCCACGTCGCCCTCCGTTCCGGACGCAGCGACGATCTGGCGGCGGCGATCCGGAGCAGCGACCTGGACATCGCCTTTCTCGGCCTGCCGGAGGGCGACCGGCCACTCGGTGTGGAAAGCGTCGTGCTCGATCACGACGCGCACGTACTGGTGGTACCGGCCGGGCACCGGCTCGCGGGCGTTTCCCGGGTCACGCTGCGGGAGATCGCCGAGGAGACGTTCGTGGACTTCGTGGCCGGGACGCCCGCCCGGGCCCAGTCCGATCAGGCTTTCGCCGCCGCGGGCCTGGTGCGCGATGTCGCGTACGAGGCCGCCGTCGTCGAGCTGATCACCGGGCTGATCGCGCGCGGACTCGGCATTGCGCTGCTGCCGTCGGCGTTCATCCGGCCTCTCGCCGCCGCCGACCCCGAACTGGCGCTGGTCCCGGTGGTCGACGGACCGCACCGCATCGAGTACCTGGCATGGAGCCGCTTCAACCCGAGCCCGGCCGCCAGGGCGATGCTCGACGTCCTCGGGGTCCGACCGCCCGCACCGGCGCCCTGA
- a CDS encoding SchA/CurD-like domain-containing protein, protein MSNSGRISQSAFDGSRLRVILLLDLYEGAQQQFLDAYELMRNQVASVPGHISDQLCQSIENPSQWLITSEWESAPPFLAWVNSEEHVETVRPMHSCVRDTRSMRYSILRETSPTEPLTPESARSARQVEAREGNGVARHALTFTVKPGSESKVAEILAGYQSPQAQVDDNTRLRRTSLFMHGNRVVRAVEVEGDLLAALRHVARQPEVRAVEEAINPYLEQDRDLSDPESARVFFTRAALPAVHHVVSGRKEPAKLSRHALYYPARTGCGMELARLLAHQDEAAADDKNSPVYSSTVFQRDDIVVRLIDITGDLDLDPVASLGLKGAKKAAELERLLDGPAIGVEGSLETERNINRLLSHADMLPVTDRSSAGS, encoded by the coding sequence ATGTCAAACTCCGGACGGATCTCGCAGTCGGCGTTCGACGGATCGAGGCTTCGGGTGATCCTGCTGCTCGACCTGTACGAAGGCGCCCAGCAGCAGTTCCTCGACGCGTACGAACTCATGCGCAACCAGGTCGCCTCGGTCCCCGGGCACATCAGCGACCAGCTCTGCCAGTCGATCGAGAACCCCTCGCAGTGGCTCATCACCAGCGAGTGGGAGAGCGCCCCGCCCTTCCTCGCCTGGGTGAACAGCGAGGAGCACGTCGAGACCGTCCGGCCGATGCACAGCTGCGTCCGGGACACCCGGTCGATGCGCTACAGCATCCTCCGCGAGACCAGCCCCACCGAACCGCTCACCCCCGAGTCGGCCAGGTCGGCCCGGCAGGTCGAGGCCCGCGAGGGCAACGGGGTCGCGCGCCACGCCCTCACCTTCACCGTCAAGCCCGGATCCGAGTCGAAGGTCGCCGAGATCCTCGCCGGGTACCAGTCGCCCCAGGCCCAGGTCGACGACAACACCCGGCTGCGCCGCACCTCGCTCTTCATGCACGGAAACCGCGTCGTGCGGGCCGTGGAGGTGGAGGGCGACCTCCTCGCGGCCCTGCGCCACGTGGCGCGCCAGCCCGAGGTACGGGCGGTCGAGGAGGCCATCAACCCCTACCTGGAGCAGGACCGGGACCTGAGCGACCCCGAATCGGCGCGGGTCTTCTTCACCCGGGCGGCGCTCCCGGCCGTGCACCACGTGGTCTCCGGCCGCAAGGAACCCGCGAAGCTGAGCCGGCACGCGCTGTACTACCCGGCCCGGACGGGCTGCGGAATGGAGCTGGCCCGGCTCCTCGCCCACCAGGACGAGGCCGCGGCCGACGACAAGAACAGCCCGGTGTACAGCAGCACCGTCTTCCAGCGCGACGACATCGTCGTACGGCTCATCGACATCACCGGCGACCTCGACCTCGACCCCGTCGCCTCCCTGGGCCTCAAGGGTGCCAAGAAGGCCGCCGAACTGGAGCGCCTCCTCGACGGCCCCGCGATCGGCGTCGAAGGCTCCCTGGAGACGGAACGCAACATCAACCGCCTCCTGTCGCACGCCGACATGCTGCCCGTCACCGACCGGAGCTCGGCGGGCTCCTGA
- a CDS encoding NAD(P)-dependent oxidoreductase → MRIAVVGATGMVGSRVATEAGARGHQVLALSRRPGREGPNVTPIAVGVTDSPAVREVLAGSATNGAADAVVLTVRTVPVDQEFLVGATRAVLDIAAQLGIRVLVVGGAGALRSPDGSDLPVADNPAYVPAEWNTVAAAGVAQLRTCQAHAGADWVYLSPPALLEPGERTGRYRRGTDTLLTGADRRSWISAEDLAVAVVDELETAGPERLVTVVHRDERPAA, encoded by the coding sequence ATGAGGATCGCCGTGGTCGGCGCCACCGGGATGGTCGGCAGCCGGGTGGCCACCGAGGCCGGGGCACGCGGACATCAGGTGCTTGCCCTGTCCCGGAGGCCCGGGCGTGAGGGTCCGAACGTGACGCCGATCGCGGTCGGTGTGACCGACTCGCCCGCCGTACGCGAGGTGCTTGCAGGCTCTGCCACGAACGGCGCCGCGGACGCCGTCGTGCTGACCGTGCGGACCGTTCCGGTCGACCAGGAGTTCCTGGTCGGTGCTACCCGTGCGGTGCTGGACATCGCCGCACAGCTCGGGATCCGCGTCCTGGTCGTCGGTGGCGCCGGCGCATTGCGCAGCCCCGACGGCAGCGATCTGCCGGTCGCCGACAACCCCGCGTACGTGCCCGCCGAATGGAACACCGTCGCCGCTGCCGGGGTGGCCCAGTTGCGGACCTGCCAGGCTCATGCCGGTGCCGATTGGGTCTACCTGAGCCCGCCCGCCCTGCTCGAACCCGGTGAACGAACCGGCCGCTACCGGCGCGGCACCGACACCTTGCTCACCGGCGCCGACAGGCGATCGTGGATCAGTGCCGAGGACCTGGCCGTCGCCGTCGTGGACGAACTCGAGACCGCCGGCCCCGAACGCCTCGTCACGGTCGTTCACCGTGACGAACGCCCGGCGGCCTGA
- a CDS encoding EamA family transporter codes for MRSLTERSSGPPGTSYAQQVAVVALTALAPASWGTTYVVTTELLPPGHPLFAGLMRALPAGLLALAITRVLPRGGWWWKAVVLGLLNIGGMPLLFLAAERLPGGVAATMGAAQPLLVAGLAVAVLRDRPTAWRLTWGVIGVIGVGLVVLGPRARLDAVGVLAGLGHTATMAGGVVLTKRWGRPAGVGPLTLAGWQLTVGGLLLLPLTLAFDGVPQRIDAGAVGGYLWLGSMGGLIAYTLWFRGIGKLPVGASAPLVLLSPLVATVIGIAMGESLSLPQSLGLVLALTALLAAQLNAPSLFGGIARGGRAGDHIREDRLRGGRI; via the coding sequence ATGCGTTCCTTGACCGAGCGATCATCGGGCCCGCCAGGGACCTCGTACGCGCAGCAGGTTGCAGTCGTCGCGCTGACCGCACTCGCTCCCGCGTCCTGGGGCACCACGTACGTCGTGACCACGGAGCTGTTGCCGCCCGGGCATCCGCTGTTCGCCGGCCTGATGCGCGCCTTGCCCGCCGGGCTGCTCGCGCTGGCGATCACCCGGGTGCTCCCGCGCGGGGGATGGTGGTGGAAGGCCGTCGTCCTCGGCCTGCTCAACATCGGCGGGATGCCTCTGTTGTTCCTGGCGGCCGAACGACTCCCCGGCGGTGTCGCCGCCACCATGGGCGCCGCCCAACCGCTGCTGGTCGCCGGCCTGGCCGTCGCGGTGCTCCGCGACCGGCCGACGGCCTGGCGACTGACGTGGGGCGTGATCGGCGTGATCGGCGTCGGACTCGTCGTGCTCGGTCCGCGGGCTCGGCTGGACGCCGTCGGGGTACTCGCCGGCCTCGGCCATACGGCCACCATGGCCGGCGGCGTCGTCCTCACCAAGCGCTGGGGCCGTCCGGCGGGTGTCGGTCCCCTGACCCTGGCCGGCTGGCAACTGACGGTCGGCGGCCTGCTGTTGCTCCCGCTCACTCTCGCGTTCGACGGGGTACCGCAGCGGATCGACGCCGGAGCTGTCGGCGGCTACCTGTGGCTCGGCAGCATGGGCGGGCTGATCGCGTACACGCTGTGGTTCCGCGGGATCGGAAAACTGCCGGTCGGCGCGTCCGCACCGCTGGTGCTGCTGTCTCCGCTGGTCGCGACCGTCATCGGCATCGCGATGGGCGAGTCACTGAGCCTGCCGCAGAGCCTTGGTCTTGTCCTCGCCCTGACCGCCTTGCTTGCCGCGCAGCTCAATGCACCGAGCCTGTTCGGCGGCATCGCACGCGGCGGGCGGGCCGGAGATCACATACGAGAAGACCGACTTCGAGGAGGACGGATTTGA